The Thomasclavelia ramosa DSM 1402 genome includes a region encoding these proteins:
- a CDS encoding ABC transporter permease, producing the protein MFRYVLKRVLIGIVTLFLLSSATFFLMKATPGSPISGEKYKNEAAREIAIKKYNLDKPVFEQYTLYMNDLIHGDLGESIVRPGRDVGTTISQSFPVTARLGAIAFASALVIGVALGTAAALSKRKWLNNLCMFIATIGVSVPSFLIGVLLMIVLGVKLKLFPFVGLTSPAHYVLPALSLAFYPIAMVCRLTRSSMLEVMRQDYIILARSKGTPYKKVVIKHALKNALIPVITYAGPAFAYMLTGSFVIETLFSVPGIGREMVSSIQTRDYSMIMGLTIFLGFLVISFNIITDLLSAVVDPRIKLK; encoded by the coding sequence ATGTTTAGGTATGTTTTAAAGCGGGTGCTCATTGGTATCGTAACACTGTTCTTACTTTCATCAGCAACATTCTTTTTGATGAAGGCAACACCAGGGTCGCCAATTAGTGGTGAAAAATATAAAAATGAAGCGGCACGCGAAATTGCGATTAAAAAGTACAATTTAGATAAGCCAGTATTTGAGCAATATACTCTATACATGAATGATTTGATTCATGGTGATTTAGGGGAAAGTATTGTTCGTCCTGGACGTGATGTAGGTACAACAATCTCACAAAGTTTCCCAGTTACAGCGAGACTAGGTGCAATTGCTTTTGCCTCAGCACTAGTGATTGGAGTTGCACTAGGTACTGCAGCTGCATTATCAAAACGTAAATGGCTTAACAATCTTTGTATGTTTATTGCAACAATCGGGGTATCTGTACCATCATTTTTGATCGGGGTACTTTTAATGATTGTTCTGGGGGTTAAATTGAAGCTGTTCCCATTTGTGGGGCTGACTTCACCGGCTCATTATGTTTTACCAGCCTTGTCATTGGCGTTTTATCCAATTGCCATGGTATGTCGTTTAACTAGAAGTAGTATGCTTGAAGTTATGCGTCAAGATTATATTATCTTAGCGCGGTCAAAAGGAACACCTTATAAAAAGGTCGTTATTAAGCATGCGTTAAAAAATGCATTGATTCCAGTTATTACATATGCAGGTCCTGCGTTTGCCTACATGTTAACAGGAAGTTTCGTTATTGAAACTCTATTCTCAGTACCAGGAATTGGACGAGAAATGGTTTCAAGTATTCAAACTCGTGATTATTCAATGATTATGGGATTAACAATATTCTTAGGATTCTTGGTAATTTCATTTAATATTATTACTGATTTACTATCAGCAGTAGTAGATCCACGAATCAAATTAAAATAG
- a CDS encoding thermonuclease family protein, translating into MAKKIKLTKTQQKKLLRSWLGIIVILAVIGYNFYQQNKSIPTGERFEVTLDRCVDGDTAWFNVDGESTKVRFLYIDTPESTKEIEPYGKEASDYTKTQLTNAAKIELELNVDGDSKDKYGRLLAWVFVDGELLQEQIAREGLVEKFYDYGYDYTYKNEIIEAANSAKSMRKGIYSEN; encoded by the coding sequence ATGGCTAAGAAGATTAAACTAACAAAAACACAACAAAAGAAATTATTAAGATCATGGCTTGGAATCATAGTTATCTTGGCGGTAATTGGTTACAATTTTTATCAGCAGAACAAATCAATTCCCACAGGCGAACGATTTGAAGTAACTTTAGATAGATGTGTTGATGGTGACACAGCATGGTTCAATGTAGATGGTGAGAGTACAAAAGTTCGTTTTTTATATATTGATACACCTGAATCAACTAAAGAGATAGAGCCGTATGGTAAAGAAGCGAGCGATTATACAAAAACACAATTGACGAATGCTGCGAAAATCGAATTGGAATTAAATGTAGATGGTGATAGTAAAGATAAGTATGGGCGTTTATTAGCATGGGTCTTTGTAGATGGTGAATTACTTCAAGAACAAATTGCTCGTGAAGGTTTAGTTGAAAAGTTCTATGATTACGGATATGACTACACTTATAAAAATGAAATTATTGAGGCAGCAAATAGTGCTAAAAGTATGAGAAAAGGGATTTATTCTGAAAATTAA
- a CDS encoding ABC transporter ATP-binding protein: MKMLEVNDLTTEFSTENGTVKAVRDVSFYVDKGEVLGVVGESGSGKSQTMFSIMGLLAGNGSVTNGSIKIDGEEIAPTHFDSRKKYEETMDRIRGNDMAMIFQDPMTFLNPTLRIETQLIEPIINHNPKISKKEARDKAIDLMRKVGIPSPEDRIRQYPHQFSGGMRQRIIIAIALACDPKVIIADEPTTALDVTIQAQVLDLIGSLKDEIDSSIIMITHDLGVVASICDRIAIMYGGKIVETGTTDEIFYNPQHPYTKGLLSCIANPEDLEKKELHPIPGSPPDLLNISEGCPFLDRCENAMNICVDHMDEYRNFSSTHCSSCWLNNPYLKRKGE; encoded by the coding sequence ATGAAGATGTTAGAAGTAAATGACCTTACTACTGAATTTAGTACCGAAAATGGAACAGTTAAAGCTGTTCGTGATGTATCATTTTATGTAGATAAGGGCGAAGTGTTAGGTGTTGTTGGTGAATCTGGTTCAGGTAAATCACAAACAATGTTCTCAATTATGGGATTACTAGCTGGAAATGGTAGTGTAACTAATGGGTCAATTAAAATTGATGGTGAAGAAATAGCACCGACTCATTTTGATAGTCGTAAAAAATATGAAGAAACAATGGATCGAATTCGTGGTAATGATATGGCAATGATCTTCCAAGATCCAATGACTTTCTTAAATCCGACATTAAGAATTGAGACTCAATTAATTGAACCGATTATTAATCATAATCCAAAAATTTCAAAAAAAGAAGCACGTGATAAAGCGATTGATTTAATGCGTAAAGTAGGAATTCCTTCACCAGAAGATCGAATTCGTCAATATCCTCATCAATTCTCTGGTGGGATGCGTCAAAGAATCATCATTGCAATCGCTTTAGCGTGTGATCCAAAAGTAATCATTGCTGATGAACCTACAACAGCGTTAGATGTTACAATCCAGGCGCAAGTATTAGATTTGATTGGAAGTTTAAAAGATGAAATCGATTCAAGTATTATCATGATTACTCATGATTTAGGAGTAGTTGCTAGTATTTGTGATCGTATTGCTATTATGTATGGTGGTAAAATTGTAGAAACTGGAACTACTGATGAAATTTTCTATAATCCACAACATCCATATACAAAAGGATTACTTTCATGTATTGCCAATCCTGAAGATTTAGAGAAAAAAGAATTACATCCGATCCCTGGATCACCACCTGATTTATTAAATATTTCAGAAGGATGTCCATTCCTTGATCGTTGTGAAAACGCAATGAATATTTGTGTTGATCACATGGATGAGTATCGTAATTTTTCAAGTACTCACTGCAGCTCATGCTGGTTAAATAATCCATATTTGAAAAGGAAAGGGGAATAG
- a CDS encoding ABC transporter permease codes for MEENKVMNIELTPEMFEKLDDSKKNSEKIAYESKTYIADAWNRFKKNKLALIGLCFLLVMAIGCIFVPIFSSYTYDGQNMANTFAGPSMDHIFGTDRFGRDVLVRIMYGGRISLAVGFSAAIISLCVGVTYGAIAGYAGGKVDMIMMRIVDALYSIPDMLYLIMITVVLGSNFQSIIIGICISSWMGMARQVRAQVMTLKEQEFSLAAFVLGASKKRILLKHLIINSMGPIIVSFTMLVPSAIFYEATLGFLGIGLSAPQASWGTLANDARAMISSQPLQVVWPILAICLTMLALNFIGDGLGDALDPKKK; via the coding sequence ATGGAAGAAAATAAGGTAATGAACATCGAACTTACTCCAGAAATGTTTGAGAAGTTAGATGATTCGAAAAAGAATAGCGAAAAAATCGCTTACGAAAGTAAAACATATATTGCAGATGCTTGGAATCGTTTCAAGAAAAATAAATTAGCATTGATTGGGTTATGCTTTTTATTGGTAATGGCAATTGGATGTATCTTTGTGCCAATTTTCTCATCATACACTTATGATGGACAAAATATGGCTAATACTTTCGCTGGTCCATCAATGGATCATATCTTTGGTACTGACCGCTTTGGTCGTGATGTACTGGTTAGGATTATGTACGGTGGGCGGATCTCACTTGCAGTTGGATTCTCAGCCGCAATTATTTCTTTATGTGTTGGGGTTACTTATGGGGCTATCGCTGGATATGCTGGCGGAAAAGTCGATATGATTATGATGCGTATCGTTGATGCCTTATATTCTATCCCAGATATGTTATACTTAATTATGATTACAGTTGTATTGGGTTCAAATTTCCAGTCGATCATAATTGGGATCTGTATTTCCTCATGGATGGGGATGGCTCGACAAGTACGGGCTCAAGTAATGACTTTAAAAGAACAAGAATTCTCATTAGCAGCCTTTGTTTTAGGAGCTAGCAAAAAAAGAATTTTATTAAAACACTTGATTATAAATAGTATGGGACCAATTATTGTTTCATTTACAATGTTAGTTCCAAGTGCAATTTTCTATGAAGCAACATTAGGATTCTTAGGTATCGGTTTATCAGCTCCACAAGCCAGCTGGGGGACTTTAGCTAATGATGCACGGGCGATGATCAGTTCACAGCCATTACAGGTTGTATGGCCAATTTTAGCAATCTGTTTAACTATGTTAGCTTTAAACTTTATTGGTGATGGTTTAGGGGATGCCCTTGACCCTAAGAAGAAGTAG
- a CDS encoding viroplasmin family protein, with amino-acid sequence MAKYYAVKNGRKPGIYSSWDECKKQVEKFKGAIYKSFTSLEDAKVFIKEEKIEFDGGLIAYVDGSYNIKTHEYGFGCVIIEEQKVIKEMYGKGADENYASMRNVAGEILGSICAMEFAKNNGYKQICIYFDYEGIEKWANGMWKANKPGTQEYQRKVKEYRQDLKIAFVKVLAHSGDFYNERADVLAKKAVGING; translated from the coding sequence ATGGCTAAATATTATGCAGTAAAAAATGGTCGCAAACCAGGAATTTATTCATCTTGGGATGAATGTAAGAAACAAGTTGAGAAATTTAAAGGAGCAATATATAAATCATTTACTTCATTAGAGGATGCAAAAGTATTTATTAAAGAAGAAAAGATAGAATTTGATGGGGGTTTAATTGCTTATGTTGATGGCAGCTACAATATTAAGACACATGAATATGGTTTTGGATGTGTGATTATTGAGGAACAAAAAGTAATCAAAGAAATGTATGGTAAAGGTGCTGATGAAAATTATGCTTCGATGCGTAATGTTGCGGGTGAAATTTTAGGCAGTATTTGTGCAATGGAATTTGCTAAAAACAATGGTTATAAACAAATTTGTATTTATTTTGATTACGAGGGAATTGAAAAATGGGCAAATGGTATGTGGAAAGCAAACAAACCAGGAACACAAGAATATCAGCGTAAAGTAAAAGAGTATCGTCAAGATTTAAAAATTGCATTTGTCAAAGTATTAGCCCATAGTGGTGATTTTTATAATGAAAGAGCTGATGTATTAGCGAAAAAGGCGGTTGGAATTAATGGCTAA
- a CDS encoding ABC transporter ATP-binding protein, giving the protein MSEPILKVKGLKVHFPVSGGFLAKKQVVKAVDGVDFEIAPGETFGLVGESGCGKSTTGRALVKIYDPTEGQVIFEGEDITKIKGAKLKEFRRDMQMIFQDPYASLNPRMTVGEIIREPMDIHGVYDTKEEREKRVRELLEIVGLKPDHIRRYPHEFSGGQRQRIGIARTLALNPKFIVCDEPISALDVSIQAQVINLLEKIQNEMGIAYLFIAHDLSMVKHISDRIGVMYLGNMVEIGDADDIYHEPLHPYTQALLSSVPIPDPKVARNKKRIVLEGELPSPINPPSGCVFRTRCPKATERCAQEKPALKTVGNRQVACFLYEK; this is encoded by the coding sequence ATGAGTGAACCAATTTTAAAAGTAAAAGGACTTAAAGTTCATTTCCCAGTATCTGGTGGATTCTTAGCTAAAAAACAAGTTGTAAAAGCAGTTGATGGAGTGGATTTTGAGATTGCTCCTGGTGAAACTTTTGGCTTAGTTGGAGAATCTGGATGTGGTAAAAGTACTACTGGACGTGCTTTGGTTAAAATTTATGATCCAACAGAAGGGCAAGTCATTTTTGAAGGTGAAGATATTACAAAAATTAAAGGAGCTAAATTAAAAGAGTTCCGTCGTGATATGCAGATGATTTTTCAAGATCCATATGCAAGTTTAAATCCACGAATGACTGTTGGGGAAATTATTCGTGAACCAATGGATATTCATGGGGTTTATGATACAAAAGAAGAACGCGAAAAAAGAGTTCGTGAATTATTAGAGATCGTTGGTTTGAAACCAGATCACATTCGTCGTTATCCTCATGAGTTCTCAGGAGGACAAAGACAAAGAATTGGAATTGCGAGAACCCTTGCATTAAATCCAAAGTTTATTGTATGTGATGAACCGATTTCAGCTTTGGATGTTTCGATTCAAGCACAGGTTATCAATTTACTTGAAAAGATTCAAAATGAAATGGGAATTGCATATTTATTTATCGCCCACGATTTAAGTATGGTTAAACATATTTCTGATCGTATTGGGGTAATGTATTTGGGAAATATGGTTGAAATTGGGGATGCTGATGATATTTATCATGAGCCACTTCATCCATATACTCAAGCGCTGTTATCTTCGGTACCTATTCCGGATCCTAAGGTAGCACGCAACAAAAAACGTATCGTATTGGAAGGTGAGCTTCCAAGTCCGATAAATCCGCCTAGTGGATGCGTCTTCAGGACACGCTGTCCAAAGGCAACTGAGAGATGTGCACAAGAGAAACCAGCTTTAAAAACAGTTGGAAATCGTCAAGTGGCATGTTTCTTATATGAGAAATAG